The DNA segment ATAAAACCAGACATCATGAGGGTCGCGGGCACCAATCTTTTTCAGGATACCACCTTGATAGTAGTAGTTATCCGTGGCAGCCGAGACAAAGAATGTCGTCAGAAACCCGTATTTCTGCTTGATTTCATTCAGATATCTGACAACAGCAGTTTCGTCTGATTCTCCCGAATTGATCCAGCCCTTGAGAAAGGCATCATTGGCCATGGAGGATGAAACAAGGATGGGACGTAACATGGCTGCATGAATTTCCGAATAGATATTCTTGCCGGTCAGGGGCAGTGAAGAGTTGAGGAGCTCTTCCCGCACAGCTTCTCGTGTCACTGTATAGTTGACAAAACTGGTGACAACGAAAGAACCGATAAGGATGACGGAGAGTGCCGTCAGAAGTTTGGTTTTTATACTCATGGCTTTAATATAGACGAAAAGGGCGCTCTGGACAATTTGTTAGATTGTTGTGGAATCGAGCATAATTGTCACCGGTCCCCAGTTGGTGAAGTCAAGCTCCATCATGGCTCCGAACCGGCCTGTCGCCACATGACCGGGCGCTTGGCAGTGTGCGTCTTCCAGCAAAGTGTCAAAAAGAAACGAGGCCACATCCGGTGGACAGGCGTTGGTAAAGGAGGGGCGGCGGCCTTTCTTGCAGTCTGCATAAAGGGTGAATTGGGAAATGATCATGAGATCGCCTGTGATATCAACGAGGGATTTGTTCATTCTCCCCTCATCATCGGGAAAAATTCTCAAATGGAACACCTTATCCAGCATTTTTTTCCAGACAGGTGAAGAGGGCAAATCTCGTGTGTCTTCCAAGCCGAATCCGACAAGGGCAAGGATTCCGGTGGAAATTTCCCCCAGTCTCTCCGAATCGACTGTGACCGTTGCATTGGTCACTCTCTGAATGAGAAGACGCATGGTTACGCTTGGCCTCCTTCGATGCTCAATTGATTGAGGCTGGTGGGCTGCGTATCCTGCGAAGGAAGTGGGGTTTGCTGACACCCCCGGCCCAGGGCGGCTATGAGGAAAAAACAAACAAATGCAAGAAAGGCAATGCCACTCAGTATTCGTCTGGGATTGGACCGGGAATTTTTAGGGAGCAGAAGGCTGGTCATGATTTGTCCATAAGACATCCCGTTGATTTCAGAACGTTTTTCCTGTTGTTTCCGATCGGACATGATCATTCCTCCCAGTAGGTAGCCTTGGAAGAGTCCTTTTCGGAAACTGAAACTTCGGACAGACGGACCTGCTTCGGCAGGGCGTCTTTCATTTCCTTATATATGAACATGGCGATATTTTCGGAGGACGGATTGATCTCTGTGAAACATTCAACATCATTGAGATGCTTATGATCAAGGCGTTCCAGAATGTCCTTAGTGCATTGTTTGATCTCTTTAAAATCAACAAGATAATGCACTTTTTTATCCAGTTTATCGCCTTCGACCACCACTTCGACACCAAAGTTGTGACCGTGCATATTCTCGCATTTGCCACCATAATTGCGCAGTTGGTGGGATGCGGAGAAATCTTGTGTGATGGTCAATTTCCATTTGCCTGGCATGGGATCACCTATTTCTTTCGATTCTTGTATTCGTGGGGACGACAATAATTGCCCAGAAACGCTTCCCGAGGATACTTGAGATCGTTCCTCTCGCATTTTTCGTGAGCGGCTGCAATAAGGTCTATGCCGAGTTCATCGGCGATACGTGTCAGATAGATGAGGATATCGGACAACTCTTCTGCCACTGCGTGTTTGGCATCATCCTCAACCTGCCAGCTTTCTTCAACAGTCAGCCATTGAAACAGTTCGTTCAGTTCTCCCACCTCGCCGGTCAATGCCATGACCAGATTTTTGGGTGACTGATGTTTCTGCCAGTTTCGTTCTTCCACAAACCGCCTATGGCGTTCGATCAGTTCTTTCAATGAGTCCATCATACACCTTTCCTGCTTGGAATTCTCCGTTTTTTCGTCTTACTTTGGAGCTTGTTGTCGAGTGTGGACGATTTATGCTGGCTCGTCCTGCTCTGCAAGATACCGTTTCGCATCCCCGTTTTGCCATGTTTCAACGTCCTTCCAGAATTCACGGCTTGGATATACCTGCCAGGCTGTGCCAAGTTTGAGATTGATCACGGACTCTTTGGTGATGATCCCCAAGTTGACCACGGTCTTGCCCGGATAGCGAGCAAGGATGCTCTTGAGGCCTTCCAGATGCTCATCGTGAGCATTCCTTTCGCCGATCCAGAGCGAGACCGGGTGTTCCGAACCCTGGACGGCGTCAGCAAGAAAGAGCACTTTTTCCGCGAGAATTTTCGCGGTCTTCGGCGCTTCTTCCTGCCCTGGTTCCTCCCGGAGATCGATTTTCCCTTGGATGAAAAGAGGACGGTCTGCATCCACCTTTTCCTTGGCTTCTTCCCAGACGTTGGGAAGCATGGTGATTTCACCCGATGTCGTCAGATCCTCACCGATGCAGAAGGCCATGGGATCACCTTTTCGAGTCAAAATCTGTTTGTAGTCAGGGACGATGACAGCCACGCGCACCTCACTGCCGTTGGGGATGGTTTTGCACTCGTCCAGAGTCTTGGTACGGAGGCGAACCAGCTCCGGCCGATATGCGAGGAGCGGATGTCCGGAAAGGAAGAAACCAAGCACTTCTTTTTCAAGTTTGAGTTTTTCACGGTCGTCAAACTCTTCACACAGGGAACAGGTTGGTGTGCCCGGATCCGGTTGCCCATTGGTTCCCCCACCCAGCATGTCGAGCATATTCAGCATGCCGGAATCTTTTTCCTTGGCCTTTTTCTGACCACGGGCCACGGCTTTTTCCAAATCCTCAAGTAGGGCGGCGCGTGAGCAACTGAAGCAATCCAGTGCTCCCGCCTTGATCAGGGATTCCAGAACCCGTTTGGTAACGCGGCGCAGATTCACACGCTCGCAAAAATCAAAGATATCCTTGAACGGTCCGCCTTCATTACGCTCCGCCACGATTTCGTTAATGGCCTCTTCTCCGACATTCTTGATGGCTGCCATAGCAAAGAGTATATCGCCGTCGAGCACCGAAAAACGGGCCTGGCCCGCATTGATGTTAGGCTGTTTGACCGTGATTTCCATGTCGCGGCATGCGTTGATATACATGATAATCTTTTCAGTATTGTTCATTTCCGTGCTCATCAGCGCGGCCATGAATTCAACTGGAAAGTGGGCCTTGAGATAGGCGGTATGATACGAAATGAGAGCATAGGCGGCCGAGTGTGACTTGTTGAAGCCGTAAGCCGCGAATTTCTCCATGGTGTCGAAAATCTCGTTGGCGATTTTGTCGTCGATTTTATTTTCGCGAGAGCCTTCGAGGAATCGTGATCGTTGTTTGGCCATTTCTTCGGCAATCTTTTTCCCCATGGCCCGTCGCAGGAGATCACCTTCACCCAGAGAGTAGTTGGCAACGGTCATGGCTGTGGCCATGACCTGTTCCTGGTAGACCATGACGCCGTAGGTCGGCTTGAGCGTATCCTCCAGGGATTCATGCGGGTATGTGACTTCGATATCCCCATGTTTTCGCATGATGAATTCATCGACCATGCTGACTCCGTGGGCACCGATCATGCCAAGAGGTCCGGGTCTGTAGAGTGCAAGCATGGCGACGATATCTTCAAAGCAGTCAGGGCGGAGCATGCGGAGATATTTGCGCATGCCTGATGATTCGACCTGAAAGATACCGTCAGTGTCACCTTTGGCAAAAATCGCGAAAGTATCCGGGTCATCAAGGTGGAGGGTGTCGAGGTCCGGGGCTTCCTTGCCCTGTTCCCGGATGATATCCAGGCAGTCCTCGATGACGGTCATGGTACGCAGACCCAGAAAATCGAATTTGATAAGGCCGACTTTTTCGACCTTTTTCATGTCGAACTGGGTGACTATTTCACCCTTCTTCCCTTTGTACAGTGGGAGGTATTCGGTCATGGGCCTGTCAGAAATGACAACTCCCGCCGCATGAGTGGATGCGTGGCGGCAGAGACCTTCCAGTCGAGTGGATATATCGATGAGTTTGGCGACTGTTCGATCCGTGGCCACCATATCATCAAGTTCAACCACGGCTTTGACAGCATTGGGAACGTTGATTTTCGCCTTTTCCACACCAAGGAGTTTGGCCATGACACCTGGGTCGTCAGGAATGAGCTTGGCAATGCGGTCGGTCTCGCCAAAGGTCATGCCCAAAGCTCGGCCCACATCCTTGATGACGGCCTTGCTTTTCATGGTACCGAAGGTCGTGATCTGTGCCACTCGGTCATGGCCGTATTTTTCGGCGCAATATTTGACGACTTCAAGGCGGCGGCGTTCACAGAAATCGACATCGATATCCGGCATGGATACACGCTCGACATTCAGGAAGCGCTCGAAAAGTAGATCATATGGAAGCGGGTCGATATTGGTGATTTTGAGAGACCATGCCACGATGGAACCGGCTGCCGATCCACGCCCAGGCCCGACAGGAATCCTGTTATTCTTGGCCCAGTTGATAAAGTCCTGAACAATCAGGAAGTATGCGGGGAATCCCATCTCCTTGATGACGCCGAGTTCATAATCAAGGCGTTTCCAATAGACATCCTCATCCACTTCGTAGGTGATGATCTCCAGGCGTTTTCTGAGTCCTTCCCGGCAGAGCTTTTCAAATTCCTCATCCAGGTTAGACACGCCTTCAGAGAGTTCGTATTCCGGGAAATAGTAATTGCCCAGTTCGATTTCGACGTTGCACTGCTCGGCTATCAACTGCGTGTTGGAAATGGCCTCGGGCACATGGGCAAACGCCTGTTCCATTTCCTCCGGGGTTTTGAAATACAGCTCCTTGGTGTCCATCCTGAAACGTTTTTCAGCATCCACAGTGGTTTGAGTCTGGATACAGAGCAACGTGTCGTGGGCTTCGTAGTCTTCTGCAGTCAGGTAATGGCAGTCGTTGGTCGCCACCAGCGGGAGATTTGTCTTTTCGGCGCATTTTATGAGCAACTCATTAAGCCGGACTTGATCACCGATACCATTGTCCTGAAGTTCAAGGTAAAAATTCCCCGGAAAGATGGAGGCATATTCCTGCGCCATTGCCACACCGGCATCCAGTCCCTCGTTCATGAGTTTGCGGGGTATTTCTCCGGCCAGGCAGGCGGACAGGGCTATCAACCCCTCGGAATGCTGGCTCAGCAAATACTTGCTGATGCGGGGTTTGTAGTAGAATCCTTCAAGGTATCCTTTGGAGACGAGCTTGATGAGGTTCTTGTACCCAAGTTGGTTTTTTGCCAGCAGGACAAGGTGGAAGCCGCCTCCCTTTTCTTTTTTTAGGTGCGCGCCTTCCTCGTCAACATCACCGGGAGCCACATAGACTTCGCACCCGATGATCGGTTTGATACCCATCTCAAGGGCTGCCATGTAAAAGGTGACTGCTCCGAACATGGACCCATGGTCCGTGATGGCGACAGCGGGCATGCCCAAGTCCTTGGACCTGGAGAGCAGGTCCTTGATGCGGATGGCTCCGTCGAGCAGACTGTATTCTGTATGAACGTGTAAATGGACGAATTCGGCCACGTATGAACCTCGGTAAAAGCTGTTGAAAAAAGGACCCCAATCTATACTGGATATATCCAGGCAAGTGAAGGAGCACGGGGAGTGTTTTTATTTTTACGGTAACACATTGTTATTGTTGATTTTTAATCAAAATTGGCTTAGCCGGGAGTTCTTGGTAAATTGAGCTGCCTCGGATCGGGAGTTTTCCCCATTGACCCCAAAATAATCACAACATAGAAAAACACTGGCGTCATTGACTGGATGGCGTAAAACAGACGAGGTGCCATGTCCGATCAGCCAGCTCTTCAGGTCGACGAACACTCTGTACAGGAGATCGTCGACTCGAAAAATGTCCACACCTTTTTCCAGCCCGTCGTTTCTGTCGTGACCAAAGCCATTGTTGGGTTTGAAGCGTTCTCTCGTGGGGGGAGTGATACTCTCTGTGTCATTGACCCCAAGATGCTTTTTCATGACCAGCTTAGTCCCAGGCTCAAGGTGAACGTGGATCGCCTTTGCCGTGAAAAGGCGCTGATGCAATTCAAACCGATTCATTCCAATCATAAAAATTTGTTGGTATACGTCAATATTAACCCGGATATCTTGGCCCATGTGGGTGAAGGCTCGAAAGTCCTCATGCACCAGGTAGCGAGTTTGGATATTACGCTGGAAAATATTGTCCTCGAATGCCCTGCATGCAAAGCTCATTCTCCAGGGTTGCAAGAGTATGCAGATATGTATCGGGATTTTGGATTCAAATTATGTTTGGATAACTGCCATATAGATGACACTTTTGGTTCCGTGATGGCAAATTTGAAGCCGGACTTCATAAAAGTAGGGCAGTCCTTTTACGCGGAAAATCAACGTCAGGACCATTCTTCGCGAGCGTTGGACGGAGTTCTCTCCGCAGCCGAAGGAATCGGAGCTGCCGTCATTGCTCAAGGCGTCGAGTCTGAAGAGGACTCGCTCAGACTGCTGGCCGCCGGGGTTCATTTGCAGCAGGGGTATTATTATACCAAGGATGAGAGCGATACCACTGGCGATCCAGCTCAGATGTTTTTCAAGAAAATTCTTGATACCCATGACAAGTTCAAAAAGGTCAAACGTCGGATTCTCAAGCAGAAAAAAGCGCGTTACAAAGCTGCATTCAAGGTTGTCTCTTCCATTTGTTCCAAGCTTTCCAATACGTCCGAGGCCGGATTCGAGGGAATGTGCCGAAAGATGTTGCATGCTTCGGATGATGTCATCTCTCTGTTTATCCTCAATGACGACGGGGATCAGATCACCAGCCGCCATCATGTGGAGAGTCGGGCTACGGGCATCTGCTCCGCTTCAATTCTTGGTTCTCACAAAGGCGCGGACCATTCAATTCAGGATTATGTCCTGTATCTCGATATGGGATATGACAAGTTCGTGACCCAGCCTTTTCGTTCTCCCTACACCGGGGAAAATGCATGTATCATCAGCAAGCCGGTTTTCAACAAGGAAGGAGATCGTTACCTTATCTGCATCGAGATGCCCCACCCTGGTTGAGGCTCCTGCTTTCCATCTGTTGACAGGCTGCGCGAAAAAGCTTCACTGTAGCCTGGAGGATCTGGACGCATAACCAGGAGAAAATGTGAATATTTCCGGAGATATCTGGACATATATATGGCATCGGTTGCCGCTTGTTCTTCTTTTTGCTGGCGGTTATTTGGTCTACCAACTCATGACGGTGACACGTCTCACCGATCGTTTCGTGTACCGTGCGATACAAAAAAGTCGAGGCAGAACTTCGATACTCCTTTTCTATCTTATTGCCAGCATCGCAGTCCTTTCTTCCTTTATTCCGAACACGATAGCTGTTTTGACCTTGTTGCCGGTTCTCCGGCGCCTGGACAGGGAATACGCGGCCAAAGGGGGAGTCGGGATGACGACAGTGCTCATGTGTTCGACTCTGTACGGAGCGGCTATTGGCGGTATGGGGTCCATGATCGGCTCTCCTGCAAATGCAGTGCTGTTCGGTGCTCTTGATTTGTTCCGGATTGCCGGGAGAGAACAGATAACGTTCCTCAACTGGTTTGTGTGGTCTGTGCCGTTGGTTGCCCTGTTTGTCTTGATAGCCTGGTGCGTTGTCACAAGATTGGGATTGACTGCCGAGGGCCGACTGGTTCGTATTGCCGTCGACGAGCTTGAAACCCAGGGGGAAGTCTCGGCCAGACAGCGATTCGGATTGAAGTTGTTCTGGTTTTTCATGATTTTTTGGGTAGGGGAGGCTGTTGCGAAGCAGGTCATACCGAACTTCTCGCTGGTTTCACCTCTGGTCTGTCTTGGCTTTTCCGCAGTCTTTCTCTTTCTGCTTTTTGGCATTGCCGTTCCTGATGGACAAGACAACCCTGGGCCATTGCTTGTCCCGTGGGATATGGTCAAAAGTATTCCGCGCCGTGGTGTTCTCTTTTTATTTTTTCTGGCTCTTTTGATAGCAGTGGTTCATTGGCTTGATTTGGATGCGCGGGTCGTTGGTGCTGTCTCGGTGCTGTTTCAAGGGGAGAGCTCTTCGTTGCTGCTTGGTTTTTTCATGATTCTTTCCGTCATCTTTCTGACCGAGATTCTTTCGAATACGGTTGTGGTCGCCGCTTTTTTTACCATTGTCCCAGCTCTCGCCCTGAGTCATGGTATCGAGCCTCTCATGTTGATGATGGGAGTGAGTCTGGCCTCGACCTGTGCCTTCATGACTCCCATAGCGACACCGACCAATGCCTTGGCATTTGGAGAAATGCGGGGCGTCTCCCTGAGAAAGATGGTGTTTCTCGGCGCAGTGCTCAATGTGCTCGGAGCCTTACTGATCACGACCTGGTTTTCCTGGGTCATTCCACTCGTCTATTGAGAGATGCTGGTGCCTGCATTTTAGGGAGCGAATATCTTCTTGATATCTTTGCTCAAGGTGAAGGATTTGAGCAGCCACCCTTTTCCCACTCGATAATAATAAAGATCAAACATCATCGGCTGGCTTCGAAAGAGCAGGACATACTTGAGTCTGACGAGCGCGGCTCCGGCTCGTTGTTCGAATATTTTTTCAAATCCCTGGGGCAATCCTTGTTGCTTGATTAATTGATAATAATCGAATTGCAGCTTCTCAAGTGTGTTCTTCGGATAGCGTCCTTTGGAAAAGAAGCGTTTGAATGCTGCTTCTGTGTCACCCCGGACAAGGAGATTCAGAAAATGCTCTGCATGAGTATGAGGGCCGTCCTCTTGCCAGTTGGCAGGAGGAAGTGTCCTCTGGGCAGCTGAGGACGGTGCGACGATAAAGGCGAAGGCCATGACGGAAAAGAGAAGTATTTTCAAACGCATGTTTTCTCCTGGAGCGGATTGAGGGCTCAGAGGGTGAGGTGCGAGTATTGATTGTGAGAGATTATCCTTCAAGGTGCTTTGAAACGATTCCTCGCAATTCTTCCTTTGTCAGTGGTTTGACGACATAGTCGGTACACCCGATGAGGAAACAGTGCTCACGAGTTTCCTTCGTTGCATGGGCCGATATGGCGATAATGGAAACCGGAGGCCAATCCATGAGTTTTTCGTGTTCACGGATGGATTCAATGGTTTGATACCCATTCATGCCCGGCATCTCAATGTCCATCAGGATAAGGTCATAGGGGTGTTCAAGGTGTTGGAGCAGGGCCAATTCTCCGCTGGCCGCAGTGTTGAGAGTGTGGGGAAGTCCTTTTAGGAAAAGGGTGAAAAGGAGCATGTTGCGTTCATCATCTTCCACCAGGAGAATGCGTTTTTCTTCTGCTGAGGGCTGAATTGGGCAACTTGTGGCTTTTTCAGGTTCGTTTGGTGCCCCGACTCTGGAAGCCAAGGCGAACTGTGCGGAAAATGCAAAAGTACTTCCACTCCCCGGTTCACTGGTGACATGGATTTCGCCGCCTAGCAGGGTAACCATGTGGCGGCAGATGGCCAGGCCAAGGCCTGTCTGTTCAGAGTTTCCTGGTGTGGATTCCTTCTCTCGTGCATCCCTGTCAAACAGGGAATTGAGTTTGTTGGCGGAAATACCGATTCCGGTATCGGAAACGGAAAAATTCAGGGAAACCCAATCCTGGAGAGTGGGTTTGTCTCGGCGGCCGATCATTTCTACGTGGAGTGCAACGACTCCGGCCGGCGTAAACTTGATGGCATTGCTGAGGAGATTTATCAGTACCTGCTTTAGGGCTGTTGCGTCACCAGTCAGGTGGCGTGGAGCCTTGGGATCAATAAGGACGGTCAATTCCAGTCCTTTGTCTCTGGCGTCCTGGGAGAAAACCGCTTGGATGTTCTGGATGACGGTGTGAAGGTCAAACGGGTCGTTTTTGAGTTTGAAGTGACCGGATTCTATGCGACTGATATCGAGAACAGAACCAACAAGATCCCGGAGATGTTCACCTGCGTTTTGGGAAATGGAAACATATTCCTGTTG comes from the Pseudodesulfovibrio piezophilus C1TLV30 genome and includes:
- the dtd gene encoding D-aminoacyl-tRNA deacylase yields the protein MRLLIQRVTNATVTVDSERLGEISTGILALVGFGLEDTRDLPSSPVWKKMLDKVFHLRIFPDDEGRMNKSLVDITGDLMIISQFTLYADCKKGRRPSFTNACPPDVASFLFDTLLEDAHCQAPGHVATGRFGAMMELDFTNWGPVTIMLDSTTI
- the queD gene encoding 6-carboxytetrahydropterin synthase QueD encodes the protein MPGKWKLTITQDFSASHQLRNYGGKCENMHGHNFGVEVVVEGDKLDKKVHYLVDFKEIKQCTKDILERLDHKHLNDVECFTEINPSSENIAMFIYKEMKDALPKQVRLSEVSVSEKDSSKATYWEE
- a CDS encoding nucleotide pyrophosphohydrolase encodes the protein MMDSLKELIERHRRFVEERNWQKHQSPKNLVMALTGEVGELNELFQWLTVEESWQVEDDAKHAVAEELSDILIYLTRIADELGIDLIAAAHEKCERNDLKYPREAFLGNYCRPHEYKNRKK
- the dnaE gene encoding DNA polymerase III subunit alpha, giving the protein MAEFVHLHVHTEYSLLDGAIRIKDLLSRSKDLGMPAVAITDHGSMFGAVTFYMAALEMGIKPIIGCEVYVAPGDVDEEGAHLKKEKGGGFHLVLLAKNQLGYKNLIKLVSKGYLEGFYYKPRISKYLLSQHSEGLIALSACLAGEIPRKLMNEGLDAGVAMAQEYASIFPGNFYLELQDNGIGDQVRLNELLIKCAEKTNLPLVATNDCHYLTAEDYEAHDTLLCIQTQTTVDAEKRFRMDTKELYFKTPEEMEQAFAHVPEAISNTQLIAEQCNVEIELGNYYFPEYELSEGVSNLDEEFEKLCREGLRKRLEIITYEVDEDVYWKRLDYELGVIKEMGFPAYFLIVQDFINWAKNNRIPVGPGRGSAAGSIVAWSLKITNIDPLPYDLLFERFLNVERVSMPDIDVDFCERRRLEVVKYCAEKYGHDRVAQITTFGTMKSKAVIKDVGRALGMTFGETDRIAKLIPDDPGVMAKLLGVEKAKINVPNAVKAVVELDDMVATDRTVAKLIDISTRLEGLCRHASTHAAGVVISDRPMTEYLPLYKGKKGEIVTQFDMKKVEKVGLIKFDFLGLRTMTVIEDCLDIIREQGKEAPDLDTLHLDDPDTFAIFAKGDTDGIFQVESSGMRKYLRMLRPDCFEDIVAMLALYRPGPLGMIGAHGVSMVDEFIMRKHGDIEVTYPHESLEDTLKPTYGVMVYQEQVMATAMTVANYSLGEGDLLRRAMGKKIAEEMAKQRSRFLEGSRENKIDDKIANEIFDTMEKFAAYGFNKSHSAAYALISYHTAYLKAHFPVEFMAALMSTEMNNTEKIIMYINACRDMEITVKQPNINAGQARFSVLDGDILFAMAAIKNVGEEAINEIVAERNEGGPFKDIFDFCERVNLRRVTKRVLESLIKAGALDCFSCSRAALLEDLEKAVARGQKKAKEKDSGMLNMLDMLGGGTNGQPDPGTPTCSLCEEFDDREKLKLEKEVLGFFLSGHPLLAYRPELVRLRTKTLDECKTIPNGSEVRVAVIVPDYKQILTRKGDPMAFCIGEDLTTSGEITMLPNVWEEAKEKVDADRPLFIQGKIDLREEPGQEEAPKTAKILAEKVLFLADAVQGSEHPVSLWIGERNAHDEHLEGLKSILARYPGKTVVNLGIITKESVINLKLGTAWQVYPSREFWKDVETWQNGDAKRYLAEQDEPA
- a CDS encoding EAL domain-containing protein, with product MSDQPALQVDEHSVQEIVDSKNVHTFFQPVVSVVTKAIVGFEAFSRGGSDTLCVIDPKMLFHDQLSPRLKVNVDRLCREKALMQFKPIHSNHKNLLVYVNINPDILAHVGEGSKVLMHQVASLDITLENIVLECPACKAHSPGLQEYADMYRDFGFKLCLDNCHIDDTFGSVMANLKPDFIKVGQSFYAENQRQDHSSRALDGVLSAAEGIGAAVIAQGVESEEDSLRLLAAGVHLQQGYYYTKDESDTTGDPAQMFFKKILDTHDKFKKVKRRILKQKKARYKAAFKVVSSICSKLSNTSEAGFEGMCRKMLHASDDVISLFILNDDGDQITSRHHVESRATGICSASILGSHKGADHSIQDYVLYLDMGYDKFVTQPFRSPYTGENACIISKPVFNKEGDRYLICIEMPHPG
- a CDS encoding SLC13 family permease, translating into MNISGDIWTYIWHRLPLVLLFAGGYLVYQLMTVTRLTDRFVYRAIQKSRGRTSILLFYLIASIAVLSSFIPNTIAVLTLLPVLRRLDREYAAKGGVGMTTVLMCSTLYGAAIGGMGSMIGSPANAVLFGALDLFRIAGREQITFLNWFVWSVPLVALFVLIAWCVVTRLGLTAEGRLVRIAVDELETQGEVSARQRFGLKLFWFFMIFWVGEAVAKQVIPNFSLVSPLVCLGFSAVFLFLLFGIAVPDGQDNPGPLLVPWDMVKSIPRRGVLFLFFLALLIAVVHWLDLDARVVGAVSVLFQGESSSLLLGFFMILSVIFLTEILSNTVVVAAFFTIVPALALSHGIEPLMLMMGVSLASTCAFMTPIATPTNALAFGEMRGVSLRKMVFLGAVLNVLGALLITTWFSWVIPLVY